Proteins co-encoded in one Helicoverpa zea isolate HzStark_Cry1AcR chromosome 30, ilHelZeax1.1, whole genome shotgun sequence genomic window:
- the LOC124644602 gene encoding uncharacterized protein LOC124644602, with amino-acid sequence MAPRKTKSKIVAKIVTGQKLPCGFCNREVDDELTYGKLYAIGDIQCHYFCVLLSSCLVQKGRDMEGLFGFLYEDILAEIERAKKHRCSYCSRGGANLGCSISQCRKQFHLPCGRERNAVSLFYGNYKSFCQQHAPKQSIPPTIMAKAKQRMLCDKKKIKKKDPYFKDLKELAVSCADDDSSECEIQSVCVICYEPVEGYPSVNTFWPSCCARDAWFHRTCLQRMALSAGMHYLKCPLCNDKENFYEAVVTQGYYVPDRDAAWELEQNAFAEIYERDVECSAADCLCPMGRAHDDDAGSWCIKLCLLCGSSGTHAGCSDNTNTSNTNTNVFVCPVCTPAAPDHIEQLASCIEAVIVREQQQSSSRGRRGPLMPSRMSLRRTKQHTNVHNLPSCSSSGLSASIKTEIKIEFESTNTASSRQDLNLKTPKKHENSKNYIKSQSPIKKVFKQTSRAGDDFQSLSPRSLDQYLSPIKMLEDSLKSKIGEKAVLNEKLVEELRIKFRKPKPLSEKRKIVNDILNGLFDNLLQEPKQKEPVIQWSSPKKCDVTEIIEILDDTPPSKSDKENIKTPNRLDRNADFYHTTPKKSPSIAFRQYNPDCDNYPILHTPKKLKTVEIQKDSSLEISANDEIINIDVIKVENSQNSEFLKKLELKSPEISKKCAFKFSPYNKEVLEAENIDIDMETFKDQYLNEVGLQRVKNETGVEENKLPKKSSKKKNRKRKIEDKELVLKYESKKRKKSRKDKDISIKDKNIQVKIKWRKEQLRLKITDSKKKKKSKKFKQYVLSFSPEKCSTVKPKIDITPIKKRKYIKQEKSPDNLVQTSIQKFFKVKTPCKE; translated from the exons ATGGCACCGCGCAAAACTAAAAGTAAAATAGTTGCTAAAATAGTGACTGGACAGAAACTGCCGTGCGGTTTCTGCAATCGCGAAGTGGATGACGAGCTAACGTACGGCAAATTATACGCTATTGGAGACATACAATGTCACTATTTTTGTGTT CTATTATCATCATGTTTGGTACAAAAAGGCAGAGATATGGAAGGCCTCTTTGGTTTCTTGTATGAAGACATACTGGCTGAAATTGAGAGGGCTAAGAAACat AGGTGTTCCTACTGTAGTCGCGGCGGCGCCAACCTTGGCTGCTCGATCTCACAGTGCAGAAAGCAGTTCCATCTGCCGTGCGGGAGAGAACGCAATGCTGTCTCACTGTTCTACGGGAATTACAA GTCATTCTGCCAACAGCACGCGCCGAAACAGAGCATCCCCCCTACTATAATGGCTAAAGCTAAGCAGAGGATGTTGTGTGACAAAAAGAAGATTAAGAAGAAAGATCCTTACTTCAAGGATCTTAAGGAGTTGGCCGTCAGCTGTGCTGATGATGACT CTAGCGAATGTGAAATACAGTCAGTGTGCGTGATATGCTACGAGCCGGTGGAAGGGTACCCTTCAGTCAACACCTTCTGGCCGTCCTGCTGTGCACGGGACGCCTGGTTCCATAGGACTTGCTTACAG CGCATGGCCCTCAGTGCAGGAATGCACTACTTGAAGTGTCCTCTCTGTAATGATAAGGAGAATTTCTATGAAGCAGTTGTCACTCAAGGATACTATGTACCGGACAg AGACGCAGCGTGGGAGCTAGAACAGAATGCATTTGCGGAGATATACGAGCGCGACGTGGAATGTTCCGCCGCCGACTGCCTCTGTCCTATGGGGAGGGCCCATGATGATGATGCGGG ATCATGGTGCATCAAACTCTGCTTACTCTGCGGTTCAAGCGGCACACACGCAGGATGCAGCGACAATACAAATACAagcaatacaaatacaaatgtgTTCGTGTGTCCGGTGTGCACTCCGGCGGCGCCTGATCATATAGAACAGTTGGCGAGTTGTATTGAAGCAG TGATAGTACGGGAACAACAGCAGAGCTCGTCTCGTGGCCGGCGCGGCCCACTCATGCCGTCCCGAATGTCGCTACGGAGGACTAAACAGCATACTAATGTGCACAATTT GCCATCGTGTTCATCTTCAGGATTGAGTGCAAGTatcaaaactgaaataaaaatagaatttgaat caacaAACACAGCATCAAGTCGCCAAGATTTGAACCTGAAAACGCCGAAAAAACACGAAAATTccaaaaactacataaaaagtCAATCGCCAATCAAGAAAGTCTTCAAGCAGACTTCGAGAGCCGGTGACGACTTCCAAAGTCTGTCACCTAGAAGTCTTGATCAATATTTGTCACCTATTAAAATGTTAGAAGATAGTTTGAAGAGTAAAATTGGTGAGAAGGCGGTTCTGAATGAGAAGTTAGTTGAAGAGCTAAGAATTAAGTTTAGGAAGCCTAAACCTTTGAGTGAGAAGAGAAAGATTGTTAA TGACATTCTAAACGGTCTATTCGACAATTTACTGCAAGAGCCGAAACAGAAGGAGCCCGTCATACAGTGGAGCTCGCCTAAGAAGTGTGACGTCAcggaaattattgaaatattagAC GACACGCCCCCATCGAAGTCGGACAAAGAAAACATCAAAACGCCAAACAGACTAGACCGAAATGCAGACTTTTACCACACAACGCCTAAAAAATCACCCTCCATAGCTTTCAGGCAATACAATCCAGATTGTGACAACTACCCTATACTACACACTCCGAAAAAACTCAAAACtgtagaaatacaaaaagatTCCAGTCTAGAAATCTCAGCGAATGACGAAATTATAAACATAGATGTTATTAAAGTAGAAAATAGTCAAAACAGTGAATTCTTAAAGAAATTAGAACTCAAAAGTCCGGAAATAAGCAAAAAATGCGCTTTTAAATTCAGTCCGTATAATAAAGAAGTATTGGAAgctgaaaatattgatattgacATGGAAACTTTTAAAGACCAGTATTTAAATGAGGTAGGGTTGCAACGTGTGAAAAATGAAACCGGTGTAGAAGAAAATAAACTAccaaaaaaatcttctaagaaaaaaaatcggAAACGGAAAATTGAGGATAAGGAATTGGTTTTGAAATACGAATCTAAGAAACGTAAAAAAAGTcgtaaagataaagatatttctattaaagacaaaaatattcaagttaAGATTAAATGGAGGAAGGAACAATTACGTTTGAAAATTACAGattcaaaaaagaaaaagaaatctAAAAAGTTCAAGCAATATGTGTTGAGCTTTTCGCCTGAAAAGTGTTCGACGGTTAAACCGAAAATTGATAtaacaccaattaaaaaaagaaaatatataaagcaGGAGAAATCACCGGATAATTTGGTGCAGACTTCTATACAGAAATTCTTTAAAGTTAAAACGCCTTGTAAAGAATGA
- the LOC124644605 gene encoding uncharacterized protein LOC124644605 encodes MSAVGDNKEIWSVSGDRLDSKYEKCRNITEEIYKRINITFQIKKLETEAQSDVSDHSDQIDSNDISNETDLFACDKSDTLSSSTEAEKPTVTCEKYINNNNNEELKKKTAVVCKRPRKRFRKRVKKRQSRTRSDSEGSSDEALPLSRIVEVDSKLLNTESPDNVMGVPNIVIVTRDLKPKIQTEKKSPAKTATEVTKESPPPSKQEKEIGGTPPVKAQEEIGVTPPIKAKEEKGSGEWKSCSLCSLSFRGERGLRRHMTMSHIINQEETKKSNKPEQREKNTLDG; translated from the exons ATGTCGGCCGTGGGTGATAACAAAGAGATTTGGTCGGTGAGCGGCGATCGACTCGATTCTAAGTACGAGAAATGCCGTAATATAACAGAGGAGATATACAAAAggataaatattacatttcaaataaagaaaCTGGAGACAGAAGCACAAAGTGATGTGTCGGACCACAG TGACCAAATAGACAGCAATGACATCAGCAACGAGACAGATCTCTTCGCGTGCGATAAGAGTGACACCCTCAGCAGCAGCACGGAGGCCGAGAAGCCAACCGTGACGTGTGAGAAGTacattaacaataataataatgaggaGTTGAAGAAGAAAACTGCTGTGGTCTGTAAGAGGCCGAGGAAACG TTTCAGGAAACGAGTAAAGAAGCGCCAATCTCGCACTCGGAGTGACTCGGAAGGCTCAAGCGACGAAGCCCTGCCACTCAGCCGCATCGTCGAGGTAGACAGCAAATTGCTCAACACGGAGTCACCGGACAACGTTATGGGAGTACCTAACATTGTTATTGTCACCAGAG ATCTTAAACCAAAAATACAAACAGAGAAGAAGTCTCCAGCCAAAACTGCAACAGAAGTGACGAAGGAAAGTCCTCCCCCCTCCAAACAGGAGAAGGAAATAGGAGGAACTCCCCCCGTCAAAGCTCAAGAGGAGATAGGGGTAACTCCCCCTATCAAAGCTAAGGAGGAGAAAGGCAGTGGGGAGTGGAAGAGCTGTTCTTTGTGCAGTCTTTCTTTCAGAGGGGAGAGGGGACTGAG ACGCCACATGACGATGTCTCACATAATAAACCAAGAAGAAACTAAGAAGTCCAATAAACCCGAGCAACGAGAAAAAAACACTTTAGACGGGTAA